In Aythya fuligula isolate bAytFul2 chromosome 6, bAytFul2.pri, whole genome shotgun sequence, the following are encoded in one genomic region:
- the TWIST2 gene encoding twist-related protein 2 — MEESSSSPVSPVDSLGTSEEELERQPKRFGRKRRYSKKSSEDGSPNPGKRGKKSSPSSQSYEELQSQRILANVRERQRTQSLNEAFAALRKIIPTLPSDKLSKIQTLKLAARYIDFLYQVLQSDEMDSKMTSCSYVAHERLSYAFSVWRMEGAWSMSASH; from the coding sequence ATGGAAGAAAGCTCCAGTTCTCCTGTTTCCCCTGTGGATAGCTTGGGGACCAGTgaagaggagctggaaaggCAGCCAAAGAGATTTGGCAGGAAGAGAAGATACAGTAAGAAGTCCAGCGAAGATGGCAGCCCCAACCcagggaagagggggaaaaagtcTAGTCCCAGCTCCCAATCCTATGAAGAACTGCAGAGCCAGAGGATCCTGGCCAATGtcagagagaggcagaggaCTCAGTCGCTCAATGAAGCTTTTGCCGCCCTGAGGAAAATCATCCCCACGTTGCCCTCTGACAAACTCAGTAAAATCCAGACCCTCAAGCTCGCGGCGCGGTATATAGACTTCCTCTACCAGGTGCTACAGAGCGACGAGATGGACAGTAAGATGACGAGCTGCAGTTACGTGGCTCACGAGAGGCTGAGTTATGCCTTCTCAGTGTGGAGGATGGAGGGAGCGTGGTCCATGTCGGCCTCACACTAG